In Pedobacter heparinus DSM 2366, the following are encoded in one genomic region:
- a CDS encoding AraC family transcriptional regulator produces MRIQLYDIVPALQPYIKLICAMECDEEADTQHIRVLPDTCVELFVNYTSSPVAIIDNKLHKRSIITFRMSRHTDVQMRKGAGCLAICFYPGMACSFFQVPMNLLTDTTLALYDIWHEMATEIEDRLAGSLNDDERVEIVQKYLLQQLVLDKHDVHVAYCLSRAQLSGGLMSVSMLANDTGLSQRHLSRKFQHCVGLSPKEYLRVCRFIRSLDHLKKYPEHSLTEVAYESGYYDQAHFNRDYRTYTGHTPAEVANSQYILY; encoded by the coding sequence ATGCGTATACAATTATATGATATTGTTCCCGCTCTGCAGCCCTATATAAAGCTGATATGTGCTATGGAATGTGACGAAGAGGCAGATACACAACATATTAGGGTGCTGCCCGATACCTGTGTTGAACTTTTTGTGAATTATACGAGTTCACCGGTAGCAATTATTGACAACAAATTGCATAAGCGGAGCATCATTACCTTTCGCATGAGCCGTCATACAGACGTGCAGATGCGTAAGGGAGCTGGTTGCCTTGCGATATGTTTTTATCCGGGAATGGCATGCAGCTTCTTTCAGGTTCCGATGAATCTGTTAACTGATACTACCCTGGCCTTATACGATATATGGCATGAAATGGCTACAGAAATAGAGGACAGGCTGGCAGGCAGCCTTAATGATGATGAACGTGTAGAGATAGTGCAAAAATATTTGTTGCAACAGTTAGTTCTGGACAAACACGATGTGCATGTGGCCTATTGCCTGAGCCGGGCACAGCTTTCGGGTGGACTAATGTCTGTAAGCATGCTCGCGAATGATACAGGCCTCAGCCAACGGCATCTTTCACGAAAGTTTCAGCATTGTGTAGGCTTATCGCCGAAAGAATATTTGCGTGTATGCAGGTTTATCCGGTCATTGGATCATTTGAAAAAATATCCTGAGCACTCACTTACTGAAGTTGCTTACGAAAGTGGATATTACGACCAGGCACATTTTAACCGCGATTATAGAACCTATACTGGCCATACACCGGCTGAGGTGGCGAATTCGCAGTACATACTGTACTAA
- a CDS encoding dihydrofolate reductase family protein, with protein sequence MRKIILGLAVTLDGYIEGPNGEFDWCFTDQDYGLKAFFTRIDAIFIGRKSYEMAQQYADSNNGELVPGMPAMVEYVFSNTLKSVKEGAELIAGDSIAEAGRIKAQPGKDIWLFGGASLTDALMKEGLVDELWMSVHPILLGNGKPLFRTQDTRTQLTLLESKTYETGLVSLRYSIKKE encoded by the coding sequence ATGCGTAAAATAATATTAGGATTAGCTGTAACATTGGATGGCTATATTGAAGGGCCTAACGGAGAATTTGACTGGTGTTTTACAGACCAGGACTATGGTTTGAAAGCGTTTTTTACCCGTATAGATGCTATCTTTATTGGCCGTAAAAGCTACGAAATGGCTCAGCAATATGCGGATAGCAACAATGGGGAGTTGGTGCCGGGTATGCCGGCAATGGTAGAGTATGTATTTTCTAATACGCTGAAATCGGTAAAAGAAGGTGCTGAGCTTATAGCTGGGGATAGTATTGCCGAAGCAGGAAGGATTAAGGCGCAACCAGGGAAAGATATATGGTTATTTGGTGGTGCCTCGCTTACCGATGCCTTAATGAAAGAAGGATTGGTAGATGAGTTATGGATGTCGGTGCATCCTATACTCCTTGGTAACGGTAAACCCTTATTCCGTACGCAGGATACCCGTACGCAATTAACGCTGCTGGAAAGCAAAACTTATGAAACCGGCCTGGTATCGCTTCGTTACAGCATCAAAAAAGAGTAA
- a CDS encoding glycoside hydrolase family 9 protein: MHKYMVMYIRKMSLFFSFCFLLYTSQAAESSGAWIRINQLGYLPKGIKVAVWVGKQGTAAETFQVLEAKTSALVFRGKTSAAYGAYGPFNQSYRLNFSAFTKPGHYYIQCGEVRSPVFRLADNIYEGTADFSLRYMRQQRSGFNPFLKDSCHTKDGFTMYGPMRDSTHIDVSGGWHDATDYLQYVTTSANATYHLLAAYRDFPEVFSDRHQANGLEGSNGTADVLDEAKWGLNWLLKMHPKKNWMFNQLADDRDHAGMRLPNKDLVDYGMGQGNARVVYFANGEPQGLGKYKNRSTGLASTAGKFSSAFALAASVYQKTDPGLAKLFREKSLSAYSLGLARPGVSQTAPNREPYFYEEDNWVDDMELASAALYRLTGGQHYLKQSLQYSLAEQVTPWMGADTARHYQWYPFHNFGHAELAAATDGKTKAALIGYYRQGIEKVLGKAKQNAFYRGVPFIWCSNNLTTSFAIQCALYRKLSGDEQYAELEQACVDWLFGCNPWGKCMVYGMPAMGDTPGDPHSSLSYLYHYPLDGGLVDGPVYGSIFKHLRGLTLSKPDAYAEFQSDLVVYHDDKGDYSTNEPTMDGTASLVYLLAGKASEARHNITFPESHGAIIRGDTSSKKLALVFTGDEFGDGAAFIANALKQEQVHGSFFLTGNFYRNKDFKKVIAQLKQDGNYLGSHSDRHLLYCDWGKRDSLLVTKAQFEKDIAAGYLELKKFGIEKNQAPYFLPPYEWYNDTIASWTRSLDLHLVNFTPGTRSNADYTYPEMGAKYINSETVQQSILNYEQKDKNGLNGFILLVHIGTDPRRKDKFYSRLPRLIPALKSKGYQFVRIDELLKQEPAGIPAAYLKDSLPALVAKCKNLLDHAYMAQTLIAETDTLPGWEGLPVKLYAYKTGKDLYTGQPKTGKVYLLNPSAEKLATWIMTTCWEVKKSVEAKYINKVFETIRGQSGAQFPVKGVVYEDQYTRNFQEPYIFKDGVTVYVADSTMFPRDKTCTPAQLDFYLRIENKDLKAQTGRYGRIISTTREMYLANGGTADVGDAEHRKIKWLDIVKDLYKKAWRSDKNELMIAWARQNL, translated from the coding sequence ATGCACAAATATATGGTGATGTACATCCGCAAAATGAGCTTATTTTTTTCTTTCTGCTTTCTGCTCTATACTTCTCAGGCTGCGGAAAGCAGCGGAGCCTGGATCAGGATCAATCAGCTTGGGTATTTGCCCAAAGGAATTAAAGTAGCCGTATGGGTAGGTAAGCAAGGTACAGCAGCAGAAACTTTCCAGGTATTGGAAGCCAAAACATCGGCCCTGGTTTTTAGGGGTAAAACAAGTGCAGCCTACGGAGCTTATGGTCCTTTTAACCAATCTTATCGTCTGAATTTTAGTGCTTTTACCAAACCTGGTCATTATTATATCCAATGTGGCGAGGTTAGATCCCCTGTCTTCCGGCTGGCGGATAACATTTATGAAGGAACAGCAGATTTTAGCCTCAGGTACATGCGGCAGCAGCGCAGTGGCTTTAACCCCTTTTTAAAAGATTCCTGCCATACTAAAGATGGTTTTACGATGTATGGACCTATGCGGGACAGTACACATATAGATGTATCGGGTGGCTGGCACGATGCAACGGATTATCTGCAGTATGTAACCACTTCGGCAAATGCTACTTATCATTTGCTTGCGGCTTACCGGGATTTCCCGGAAGTATTTTCCGACCGGCACCAGGCCAACGGCCTTGAAGGGAGCAATGGCACTGCTGATGTATTGGATGAAGCAAAGTGGGGACTGAACTGGCTTTTAAAAATGCATCCTAAAAAGAACTGGATGTTTAACCAGCTGGCAGACGACCGTGACCATGCAGGTATGCGGCTGCCCAATAAAGACCTGGTTGATTATGGCATGGGCCAGGGAAATGCAAGGGTGGTGTATTTTGCCAATGGAGAACCACAGGGATTGGGCAAATATAAAAACCGCTCAACGGGCCTGGCCTCTACAGCTGGTAAGTTTTCAAGTGCCTTCGCTTTGGCGGCTTCAGTCTATCAAAAAACTGATCCGGGCCTGGCCAAGCTGTTCCGGGAAAAATCATTGTCGGCCTATAGCCTTGGTTTGGCCAGGCCCGGTGTAAGCCAGACAGCCCCAAACCGGGAGCCTTATTTTTATGAAGAAGACAATTGGGTGGATGATATGGAGCTTGCATCGGCTGCTTTGTACAGGTTAACCGGTGGGCAGCACTACCTTAAGCAATCGCTCCAATACAGTTTAGCAGAACAGGTTACGCCCTGGATGGGTGCCGATACGGCAAGACACTACCAATGGTACCCGTTTCACAATTTCGGGCATGCAGAGCTGGCTGCTGCTACCGATGGAAAAACAAAGGCGGCATTGATCGGTTATTACCGGCAGGGAATTGAAAAGGTGCTGGGCAAGGCAAAGCAAAATGCTTTTTACCGCGGTGTGCCTTTCATCTGGTGTTCCAATAATTTAACTACCTCTTTTGCCATTCAATGTGCATTGTATAGAAAACTGAGTGGAGATGAACAGTATGCCGAGCTGGAACAGGCTTGTGTTGATTGGCTTTTTGGCTGTAACCCATGGGGAAAATGTATGGTATATGGGATGCCGGCCATGGGAGATACCCCTGGAGATCCGCATTCTTCCTTATCCTATCTGTATCATTATCCCCTGGACGGGGGGCTGGTAGATGGCCCGGTATACGGGAGTATTTTTAAGCACCTGCGCGGACTGACATTGAGCAAGCCTGATGCCTACGCCGAATTTCAGTCAGACCTGGTGGTTTACCACGACGACAAAGGCGATTACAGTACCAATGAGCCTACCATGGATGGCACCGCTTCGCTGGTATACCTGCTGGCCGGCAAAGCCAGTGAAGCCAGACACAACATTACCTTTCCCGAATCTCATGGTGCCATCATCAGAGGAGATACGAGTTCAAAAAAACTGGCCCTGGTATTTACAGGTGATGAGTTTGGTGATGGGGCTGCATTTATTGCAAATGCTTTAAAACAGGAACAGGTACATGGCTCTTTCTTTTTGACAGGTAATTTTTACCGCAACAAAGATTTTAAAAAGGTGATTGCACAACTGAAACAGGATGGGAATTACCTGGGCTCACATTCGGACAGGCACCTGCTGTATTGCGACTGGGGCAAAAGGGACAGCCTGCTGGTCACAAAGGCACAATTTGAAAAGGATATTGCAGCCGGATATCTGGAATTGAAGAAGTTTGGGATTGAGAAAAATCAGGCCCCTTATTTTTTACCACCTTATGAGTGGTATAACGATACCATTGCTTCCTGGACCAGGAGCTTGGACCTTCATCTGGTTAATTTTACACCGGGTACCCGTTCCAATGCCGATTATACCTATCCGGAAATGGGGGCTAAATATATCAACAGTGAAACGGTGCAGCAATCTATTCTCAATTACGAACAGAAAGACAAGAACGGGTTAAATGGTTTTATTTTATTGGTACACATAGGAACAGACCCCAGAAGGAAGGATAAATTTTATTCCAGGTTGCCCCGGCTGATCCCTGCTTTAAAAAGCAAGGGCTACCAGTTTGTGCGGATTGACGAATTGCTGAAACAAGAACCCGCCGGTATTCCGGCAGCTTACTTAAAAGACAGCCTTCCCGCATTGGTTGCAAAATGTAAAAACCTGTTGGACCATGCTTATATGGCCCAGACCCTTATTGCTGAAACGGATACCTTGCCAGGCTGGGAAGGTTTGCCTGTAAAACTGTATGCCTATAAAACAGGGAAAGACCTGTATACGGGGCAGCCCAAAACAGGTAAGGTATATCTGCTGAACCCTTCGGCAGAAAAGCTGGCCACCTGGATCATGACCACCTGCTGGGAAGTTAAGAAAAGTGTGGAAGCAAAATACATCAATAAGGTATTTGAAACCATACGTGGACAATCGGGTGCCCAATTTCCGGTAAAGGGGGTGGTTTATGAAGACCAGTATACCCGTAATTTTCAGGAGCCATACATTTTTAAAGATGGGGTAACGGTTTATGTGGCCGACAGTACCATGTTCCCGAGAGATAAAACCTGTACCCCCGCGCAGCTGGATTTTTATTTAAGGATTGAAAACAAAGATTTAAAGGCGCAGACCGGAAGGTACGGCCGCATCATCAGTACCACCAGGGAAATGTATCTCGCCAATGGCGGAACGGCAGATGTGGGCGATGCAGAACACAGGAAAATAAAATGGCTGGATATTGTAAAAGACCTTTATAAGAAAGCATGGCGGTCGGACAAAAATGAGCTGATGATTGCCTGGGCCAGACAAAACCTGTAA